One Sanguibacter sp. HDW7 DNA window includes the following coding sequences:
- a CDS encoding MIP/aquaporin family protein, which translates to MLMDAFWSEVLGTAILLLLGGGVVATVLLPKSKGFDGGWLLINFGWGLAVFAGVYVAFKSGAHLNPAVTLGLFAADKPFFTSDAGVIDPTVGNMFVYFAAELLGAFLGAVLMFLAFKKHFDEDADPGAKLGVFSTGPGIRSYGWNVITEVIATFVLVFWVVVSSQTPSGLGPLGVALIVVGIGASLGGPTGYAINPARDLGPRIAHALLPIKGKGSSDWGYAWVPIVGPLLGGLIGGLVGAAYI; encoded by the coding sequence ATGCTGATGGACGCCTTCTGGTCCGAGGTTCTCGGCACCGCCATCCTTCTGCTCCTCGGTGGCGGTGTCGTCGCCACCGTCCTCCTGCCGAAGTCCAAGGGCTTCGACGGCGGATGGCTCCTCATCAACTTCGGCTGGGGCCTCGCGGTCTTCGCCGGTGTGTATGTCGCCTTCAAGTCCGGCGCCCACCTCAACCCGGCCGTGACCCTCGGGCTCTTCGCCGCCGACAAGCCGTTCTTCACGAGTGACGCCGGCGTGATCGACCCGACCGTCGGGAACATGTTCGTCTACTTCGCCGCAGAGCTGCTCGGCGCCTTCCTCGGCGCCGTCCTCATGTTCCTCGCGTTCAAGAAGCACTTCGACGAGGACGCCGACCCGGGCGCCAAGCTCGGCGTCTTCTCGACGGGCCCCGGCATCCGCTCCTACGGCTGGAACGTCATCACCGAGGTCATCGCGACCTTCGTCCTCGTCTTCTGGGTCGTCGTCTCCAGCCAGACCCCCTCGGGCCTCGGCCCGCTCGGCGTCGCCCTCATCGTCGTCGGCATCGGTGCCTCCCTCGGAGGCCCGACCGGGTACGCCATCAACCCCGCCCGTGACCTCGGCCCGCGCATCGCGCACGCCCTGCTGCCCATCAAGGGCAAGGGCTCGAGCGACTGGGGCTATGCGTGGGTGCCGATCGTCGGCCCGCTCCTCGGTGGCCTCATCGGTGGCCTCGTCGGCGCCGCATACATCTGA
- a CDS encoding phosphoenolpyruvate carboxykinase (GTP) — protein MSITAPAPTLPPTTTCDGRQLAARAWVSAVADLLEPDEIVWCDGSADERTRLTALMVEAGTLLPLDPARRPGSYLARSDPSDVARIESRTFICSDDEADAGPTNLWRDPTSMRRELHGVVRGAMRGRTMYVVPFSMGPLGGPISQVGIEITDSLYVVVSMHVMTRVSREVLRMIDHGASYVPAVHTLGAPLEPGQADVPWPCSPTKYIAHFPRTREIWSYGSGYGGNALLGKKCFALRIASTMGRAEGWLAEHMLIVRATSPQGHDYHLAAAFPSACGKTNLAMLEPTVPGWSVETIGDDIAWMRPGPDGRLRAINPEAGFFGVAPGTGWSTNPTAMRTVARDTIFTNVALTDDGDVWWEGMTEEPPAHLTDWQGQDWTPGCGRPAAHPNARFTVAAAQCPTIAHDWEDPDGVALDAIVLGGRRASNVPLVAEAYSWQHGVLMGATVSSEQTAAAEGTVGELRRDPFAMLPFCGMNMADHWQHWLDVGARLDPARRPVIFQVNWFRKGADGSFLWPGFGENSRVVEWLLRRTDLRSRPEGASAERPGVEDDVRPWGGPVPGARDTAVGRVPADGSLDVTGLDLAAGALDELFRVDRDAWLHEATLTEEFFAQFGDRVPTALRTELSTLRARLTR, from the coding sequence ATGAGCATCACCGCCCCCGCACCCACGCTGCCCCCGACGACGACGTGCGACGGCCGCCAGCTCGCGGCACGTGCCTGGGTCTCCGCCGTCGCCGACCTCCTCGAGCCCGACGAGATCGTCTGGTGCGACGGCTCCGCCGACGAGCGCACCCGCCTCACCGCGCTCATGGTCGAGGCGGGCACCCTCCTCCCGCTCGACCCGGCCAGGCGGCCCGGCTCCTACCTCGCGCGCTCCGACCCGTCCGACGTCGCACGCATCGAGTCGCGCACGTTCATCTGCTCGGACGACGAGGCCGACGCGGGCCCGACGAACCTCTGGCGCGACCCGACCTCGATGCGGCGAGAGCTCCACGGCGTCGTCCGCGGCGCGATGCGCGGCCGCACGATGTACGTCGTCCCGTTCTCCATGGGGCCGCTCGGCGGGCCGATCTCGCAGGTCGGCATCGAGATCACCGACTCCCTGTACGTCGTCGTCTCCATGCACGTCATGACGCGCGTCTCGCGCGAGGTGCTCCGCATGATCGACCACGGCGCGTCGTACGTACCGGCCGTCCACACGCTCGGTGCGCCGCTCGAGCCCGGGCAGGCCGACGTGCCGTGGCCGTGCAGCCCGACGAAGTACATCGCCCACTTCCCCCGGACCCGCGAGATCTGGTCGTACGGCTCGGGCTACGGCGGCAACGCGCTGCTCGGCAAGAAGTGCTTCGCGCTGCGCATCGCCTCGACGATGGGCCGCGCCGAGGGCTGGCTCGCCGAGCACATGCTCATCGTCCGCGCGACGAGCCCCCAGGGCCACGACTACCACCTCGCCGCCGCGTTCCCGTCGGCGTGCGGCAAGACGAACCTCGCGATGCTCGAGCCGACGGTCCCCGGGTGGAGCGTCGAGACCATCGGCGACGACATCGCGTGGATGCGCCCCGGTCCCGACGGCCGGCTGCGCGCCATCAACCCCGAGGCCGGGTTCTTCGGCGTCGCGCCCGGCACGGGCTGGTCGACGAACCCGACGGCCATGCGCACGGTCGCGCGCGACACGATCTTCACGAACGTCGCCCTCACGGACGACGGCGACGTGTGGTGGGAGGGCATGACGGAGGAGCCGCCCGCACACCTCACCGACTGGCAGGGGCAGGACTGGACGCCGGGCTGCGGCCGGCCCGCCGCGCACCCCAACGCGCGCTTCACCGTCGCAGCCGCGCAGTGCCCGACGATCGCACACGACTGGGAGGACCCCGACGGCGTCGCCCTCGACGCGATCGTCCTCGGCGGGCGCCGCGCGTCGAACGTGCCGCTCGTCGCCGAGGCGTACTCGTGGCAGCACGGCGTGCTCATGGGCGCGACCGTCTCCTCCGAGCAGACGGCGGCAGCCGAGGGCACCGTCGGCGAGCTGCGTCGCGACCCGTTCGCGATGCTGCCGTTCTGCGGGATGAACATGGCCGACCACTGGCAGCACTGGCTCGACGTCGGGGCGCGCCTCGACCCGGCGCGGCGGCCGGTGATCTTCCAGGTCAACTGGTTCCGCAAGGGCGCCGACGGCAGCTTCCTGTGGCCGGGCTTCGGCGAGAACTCGCGCGTCGTCGAGTGGCTGCTGCGGCGCACGGACCTGCGCTCGCGGCCCGAGGGGGCGAGCGCGGAGCGTCCCGGCGTCGAGGACGACGTCCGCCCGTGGGGCGGCCCCGTGCCGGGTGCGCGGGACACTGCCGTCGGGCGGGTCCCGGCGGACGGGTCGCTCGACGTCACTGGTCTTGACCTCGCCGCGGGTGCGCTCGACGAGCTGTTCCGCGTCGACCGTGACGCGTGGCTGCACGAGGCGACGCTCACGGAGGAGTTCTTCGCGCAGTTCGGCGACCGCGTCCCCACCGCGCTCCGCACGGAGCTGTCGACGCTTCGCGCCCGCCTGACCCGCTGA
- a CDS encoding helix-turn-helix domain-containing protein, with product MRGSAPGQPRRLVAESWRRSAALDPDAVPGMLDVPDDLLRAYRAEHPLSLAWPVVERLLVRYATDAGLVVALGDRAGRLLWVDGDRTARRRAENMAFLEGADWSEAVAGTSAPGTALALGRAVQIRRDEHFARMVHPWSCSAVPLRDRATGTLLGVLDVTGGDAAVAAGVLPLLEATAAAAEAELALASPGDRPTSLPPPTALASVGHGQAPLPDAPHAPGHRPHDAELGVAVPHAEPAGAPSRPVVVASRSQGPASARPALCVLGRDDAALRTPDGTTTLSARHAEILTVLADRPAGLSAAELAEAVYGRDDAVVTLRAEMVRLRKILEDAAPDLVPLARPYRLPAPLDLDAHRVLAFLERGAHRVALAAYPGPVLPSSTAPSVVVLRDLVRERLREALVTDGSVEALLEFARTPDGTDDVDVWRTALRLLPARSPRRAGVVLHLERLEAELVAD from the coding sequence ATGCGCGGGTCTGCGCCCGGTCAGCCACGGCGGCTCGTCGCCGAGTCGTGGCGCCGCTCCGCCGCGCTCGACCCCGACGCCGTGCCCGGCATGCTCGACGTGCCCGACGACCTCCTGCGCGCCTACCGCGCCGAGCACCCCCTGTCGCTCGCCTGGCCCGTCGTCGAGCGGCTGCTCGTGCGGTACGCGACCGACGCAGGCCTCGTCGTCGCGCTCGGCGACCGCGCCGGCCGCCTCCTCTGGGTCGACGGTGACCGCACGGCACGCCGCCGCGCCGAGAACATGGCCTTCCTCGAGGGCGCGGACTGGTCCGAGGCCGTCGCCGGCACGAGCGCACCGGGCACCGCCCTCGCGCTCGGCCGCGCCGTGCAGATCCGCCGCGACGAGCACTTCGCGCGGATGGTCCACCCGTGGTCGTGCAGCGCTGTCCCCCTGCGCGACCGCGCGACCGGCACGCTCCTCGGTGTCCTCGACGTCACGGGAGGTGACGCCGCCGTCGCTGCGGGCGTCCTGCCGCTCCTCGAGGCCACGGCCGCCGCCGCGGAGGCCGAGCTCGCCCTCGCGTCGCCCGGCGACCGCCCGACGTCGCTCCCCCCACCGACGGCGCTCGCGTCCGTCGGGCACGGGCAGGCACCCCTCCCGGACGCGCCCCATGCGCCCGGCCACCGACCGCACGACGCGGAGCTCGGCGTGGCCGTCCCCCACGCCGAGCCCGCGGGTGCGCCCTCCCGCCCCGTCGTCGTCGCGTCCAGGAGTCAGGGCCCCGCGTCGGCGCGTCCGGCCCTGTGCGTGCTCGGCCGCGACGACGCCGCCCTGCGCACGCCCGACGGCACGACGACGCTCTCCGCACGCCACGCCGAGATCCTCACCGTGCTCGCCGACCGGCCCGCGGGCCTCAGCGCCGCAGAGCTCGCCGAGGCCGTCTACGGCCGCGACGATGCCGTCGTCACGCTCCGCGCCGAGATGGTGCGCCTGCGCAAGATCCTCGAGGATGCAGCCCCGGACCTCGTCCCGCTCGCGCGCCCCTACCGCCTGCCCGCACCGCTCGACCTCGACGCGCACCGCGTCCTCGCGTTCCTCGAGCGGGGCGCTCACCGCGTCGCGCTCGCCGCCTACCCCGGCCCGGTCCTGCCGTCGTCGACCGCGCCGAGCGTCGTCGTGCTCCGCGACCTCGTCCGCGAGCGCCTGCGGGAGGCGCTCGTCACCGACGGCTCGGTCGAGGCGCTCCTCGAGTTCGCGCGCACGCCCGACGGAACTGACGACGTCGACGTGTGGCGCACCGCCCTGCGCCTCCTGCCGGCGCGCTCACCGCGCCGGGCGGGCGTCGTCCTCCACCTCGAGCGGCTCGAGGCCGAGCTCGTCGCGGACTGA
- a CDS encoding alpha/beta fold hydrolase, giving the protein MSTLHRLPGVRVTDHVVTVPLVHGDPSDPRTIQVLAREVVTAARAGDDLPLLLFLQGGPGGRSPRPLGAEGWVGTALERFRVVLLDQRGTGRSTPVTAATMATLAAGRSQAEATAAQAEYLAHFRADAIIADAEAVRAQVFGGRTWSTLGQSYGGFLTLAYLSQHPEALEACLVTGGLASLRPDATALYTNTWARTRGKNAALRARHPEDVALLARVADVLDAGTTTLPNGDVVSTRRVQSLGMDLGMKQGADRIHWLLDDAFLPDGSPDAGERLSDTFLAGLEAATGFRTNPMYAVLHESIYASGDDVRPWAAHATMPDDFAPDARPLQLTGEMILPWMFEEMSELRPFRAATEALHARTEWPSLYDVDRLASNDVPVVAAVYHDDMFVPADLSLATASDVGNVRTWVTNEHEHDGLRVGGTLTHLLDLLDEAL; this is encoded by the coding sequence GTGAGCACCCTCCACCGTCTTCCCGGCGTCCGCGTGACCGACCACGTCGTCACCGTCCCCCTCGTCCACGGCGATCCCTCGGACCCTCGCACGATCCAGGTCCTCGCGCGCGAGGTCGTCACGGCGGCGCGCGCGGGCGACGACCTTCCGCTCCTCCTGTTCCTCCAGGGCGGCCCGGGCGGCCGTTCGCCGCGTCCGCTGGGCGCGGAGGGCTGGGTCGGCACCGCGCTCGAGCGCTTCCGCGTCGTGCTGCTCGACCAGCGCGGCACGGGCCGCTCGACCCCGGTGACCGCGGCGACGATGGCAACGCTCGCCGCCGGCCGCTCGCAGGCGGAGGCGACGGCCGCGCAGGCCGAGTACCTCGCGCACTTCCGCGCGGACGCGATCATCGCGGACGCAGAGGCGGTGCGCGCGCAGGTGTTCGGCGGTCGCACGTGGTCGACGCTCGGCCAGTCGTACGGCGGCTTCCTCACGCTCGCCTACCTCTCGCAGCACCCCGAGGCCCTCGAGGCGTGCCTCGTCACGGGCGGCCTCGCGAGCCTGCGCCCGGACGCGACGGCGCTCTACACGAACACGTGGGCGCGCACGCGCGGCAAGAACGCGGCGCTCCGCGCACGCCACCCGGAGGACGTCGCGCTGCTCGCGCGGGTCGCGGACGTGCTCGACGCGGGTACGACGACGCTCCCGAACGGCGACGTCGTCTCGACGCGCCGCGTGCAGTCGCTCGGCATGGACCTCGGCATGAAGCAGGGCGCGGACCGCATCCACTGGCTGCTCGACGACGCGTTCCTGCCCGACGGCTCCCCCGACGCGGGCGAACGGCTCTCCGACACGTTCCTTGCGGGGCTCGAGGCGGCGACGGGCTTCCGCACGAACCCCATGTACGCGGTGCTGCACGAGTCGATCTACGCGAGCGGCGACGACGTGCGGCCGTGGGCCGCGCACGCGACGATGCCGGACGACTTCGCGCCGGACGCGCGTCCGCTGCAGCTCACGGGCGAGATGATCCTGCCCTGGATGTTCGAGGAGATGAGCGAGCTGCGGCCGTTCCGTGCCGCGACGGAGGCGCTGCACGCGCGCACGGAGTGGCCGTCGCTCTACGACGTCGACCGGCTCGCGTCGAACGACGTGCCCGTCGTCGCGGCCGTCTACCACGACGACATGTTCGTGCCGGCGGACCTCTCGCTCGCGACGGCGTCGGACGTCGGCAACGTGCGGACGTGGGTGACGAACGAGCACGAGCACGACGGCCTGCGCGTCGGCGGCACGCTCACGCACCTGCTCGACCTCCTCGACGAAGCCCTCTGA
- a CDS encoding DUF779 domain-containing protein: MLDADVTIPGETRSRVALADDSLDLLRRLWVQHGPLMFHQSGGCCDGSSPMCFPAGELLTTERDVLLGRFDLAPDGDEAQPLEFWMSSEQFAYWSHTHLTVDVVPGRGAGFSVEAPEGVRFVIRSRLMDESEPFA; this comes from the coding sequence ATGCTCGACGCCGACGTGACGATCCCCGGCGAGACCCGCTCACGCGTCGCGCTCGCCGACGACTCCCTCGACCTGCTGCGCCGCCTGTGGGTCCAGCACGGGCCGCTCATGTTTCACCAGTCCGGCGGCTGCTGCGACGGGTCGAGCCCCATGTGCTTCCCCGCGGGGGAGCTCCTCACGACTGAGCGCGACGTGCTGCTCGGCCGCTTCGACCTCGCCCCGGACGGGGACGAGGCACAGCCCCTCGAGTTCTGGATGTCGTCCGAGCAGTTCGCCTACTGGTCCCACACCCACCTCACGGTCGACGTCGTGCCCGGCCGCGGCGCCGGCTTCTCCGTTGAGGCTCCCGAGGGCGTGCGCTTCGTCATCCGCTCCCGCCTCATGGACGAGTCGGAGCCGTTCGCCTAG
- the glpK gene encoding glycerol kinase GlpK, producing the protein MEKKYVLAIDQGTTSSRAILFTHDGTIHSVGQLEHDQIFPQAGWVEHNPEQIWNNVREAVGIALSRGNATHEDIAAVGITNQRETAVVWDRTTGKPVYNAIVWQDTRTQKIVEELGGDEGAEKYKAIVGLPLATYFSGPKVKWILDNVEGAREAAERGDLVFGNTDTWVLWNMTGGVEGGVHITDVTNASRTMLMNIDSLTWNEDIAKDMGIPMSMLPEIRSSSEVYGHGRARGMLPGVPISGILGDQQAATFGQACFEPGTAKNTYGTGNFMLLNTGTEPVRSENGLLTTVCYKIGDQPTVYALEGSIAVTGSLVQWLRDNLGFFEDAPDIEHYARKVKDSGGAYIVPAFSGLFAPHWRADARGAIVGLTRYVNKNHLARAALEATAFQTREVLDAMNADSGVPLTELKVDGGMVSNELLMQFQADILDVEVVRPKVAETTALGAAYAAGIAVGFWSGEQDVRDNWAEGGRWKPTMDADERDRQYRLWKKAVSKTLDWVDDDVL; encoded by the coding sequence ATGGAGAAGAAGTACGTCCTGGCGATCGACCAGGGAACGACCAGCTCGCGCGCGATCCTCTTCACGCACGACGGCACGATCCACTCTGTCGGCCAGCTCGAGCACGACCAGATCTTCCCGCAGGCCGGCTGGGTCGAGCACAACCCCGAGCAGATCTGGAACAACGTCCGCGAGGCCGTCGGCATCGCGCTCTCGCGCGGCAACGCGACGCACGAGGACATCGCCGCCGTCGGCATCACCAACCAGCGCGAGACGGCCGTCGTGTGGGACCGCACCACCGGCAAGCCCGTCTACAACGCGATCGTCTGGCAGGACACCCGCACGCAGAAGATCGTCGAGGAGCTCGGCGGCGACGAGGGGGCCGAGAAGTACAAGGCCATCGTCGGCCTGCCCCTCGCGACCTACTTCTCCGGCCCCAAGGTCAAGTGGATCCTCGACAACGTCGAGGGTGCCCGCGAGGCCGCCGAGCGCGGCGACCTCGTCTTCGGCAACACCGACACGTGGGTGCTGTGGAACATGACCGGCGGCGTCGAGGGCGGCGTGCACATCACCGACGTCACCAACGCCTCGCGCACCATGCTCATGAACATCGACTCCCTCACGTGGAACGAGGACATCGCCAAGGACATGGGCATCCCGATGTCGATGCTCCCCGAGATCCGCTCCTCCTCCGAGGTGTACGGGCACGGACGGGCTCGCGGCATGCTCCCCGGCGTGCCGATCTCCGGCATCCTCGGCGACCAGCAGGCCGCGACCTTCGGCCAGGCGTGCTTCGAGCCGGGCACCGCGAAGAACACCTACGGCACCGGCAACTTCATGCTCCTCAACACGGGCACCGAGCCGGTCCGGTCCGAGAACGGCCTCCTCACGACCGTCTGCTACAAGATCGGCGACCAGCCGACCGTGTACGCGCTCGAGGGGTCGATCGCCGTGACGGGCTCGCTCGTCCAGTGGCTGCGCGACAACCTCGGCTTCTTCGAGGACGCCCCCGACATCGAGCACTACGCCCGCAAGGTCAAGGACTCGGGAGGCGCCTACATCGTCCCCGCGTTCTCCGGCCTCTTCGCCCCGCACTGGCGGGCCGACGCACGCGGCGCGATCGTCGGACTCACGCGGTACGTCAACAAGAACCACCTCGCCCGCGCCGCGCTCGAGGCCACGGCCTTCCAGACGCGCGAGGTGCTCGACGCCATGAACGCCGACTCGGGCGTCCCGCTCACCGAGCTCAAGGTCGACGGCGGCATGGTGTCCAACGAGCTGCTCATGCAGTTCCAGGCGGACATCCTCGACGTCGAGGTCGTCCGGCCCAAGGTCGCCGAGACCACCGCGCTCGGCGCGGCCTACGCCGCGGGCATCGCCGTCGGCTTCTGGTCCGGCGAGCAGGACGTCCGCGACAACTGGGCCGAGGGCGGCCGCTGGAAGCCGACCATGGACGCCGACGAGCGCGACCGCCAGTACCGCCTGTGGAAGAAGGCCGTCTCCAAGACCCTCGACTGGGTCGACGACGACGTGCTCTGA
- a CDS encoding aldehyde dehydrogenase family protein, producing MTVYAPPGTAGSLVTFKPRYEHWIGGEWVAPVQGRYFEDISPVNGKPFAEVGRGTAEDIEAALDAAHKAAPAWGRTTATERAAVLNAIADRIDANREMLAIAETWDNGKPVRETLGADIPLAADHFRYFASLIRAQEGEFTELNGDTVAYHYAEPLGVVGQIIPWNFPILMATWKLAPALAGGNAIVLKPAEQTPVSILVLMELLADILPPGVVNVVNGFGLEAGKPLASSTRIRKIAFTGETTTGRLILQYASANLIPSTVELGGKSPNIFFEDVSQQRDAYYDKAQEGFVLFAFNQGEVCTCPSRSLIQASIYDDFLGDAVIRTQKIVQGNPLDTGTQVGAQASNDQLEKILSYIDIGQKEGAKLLTGGERVDLGGDLTDGYYVAPTIFEGQNSMRIFQEEIFGPVVAVTSFSDYDDAIALANDTLYGLGAGVWTRNGTLAYRAGRAIQAGRVWVNNYHAYPAGAAFGGYKSSGIGRENSKLALSHYQQTKNLLVSFSDDALGFF from the coding sequence ATGACCGTCTACGCGCCGCCCGGGACCGCCGGCTCGCTCGTCACCTTCAAGCCCCGCTACGAGCACTGGATCGGCGGCGAGTGGGTCGCCCCCGTCCAGGGCCGCTACTTCGAGGACATCTCCCCCGTCAACGGCAAGCCGTTCGCCGAGGTCGGCCGCGGCACCGCCGAAGACATCGAGGCGGCCCTCGACGCCGCCCACAAGGCCGCACCCGCCTGGGGCCGCACGACCGCGACCGAGCGCGCCGCAGTTCTCAACGCGATCGCCGACCGCATCGACGCCAACCGCGAGATGCTCGCCATCGCCGAGACCTGGGACAACGGCAAGCCCGTCCGCGAGACCCTCGGCGCCGACATCCCCCTCGCCGCCGACCACTTCCGCTACTTCGCCTCTCTCATCCGCGCCCAGGAGGGTGAGTTCACCGAGCTCAACGGCGACACCGTCGCCTACCACTACGCCGAGCCCCTCGGCGTCGTCGGGCAGATCATCCCCTGGAACTTCCCGATCCTCATGGCCACGTGGAAGCTCGCGCCCGCGCTCGCCGGCGGCAACGCGATCGTCCTCAAGCCCGCCGAGCAGACCCCCGTCTCGATCCTCGTCCTCATGGAGCTGCTCGCCGACATCCTGCCGCCCGGCGTCGTCAACGTCGTCAACGGCTTCGGCCTCGAGGCCGGCAAGCCCCTCGCGAGCTCGACCCGCATCCGCAAGATCGCGTTCACGGGCGAGACCACTACCGGCCGCCTCATCCTCCAGTACGCGTCCGCGAACCTCATCCCGTCGACCGTCGAGCTCGGCGGCAAGAGCCCCAACATCTTCTTCGAGGACGTCTCCCAGCAGCGCGACGCCTACTACGACAAGGCGCAGGAAGGCTTCGTGCTCTTCGCGTTCAACCAGGGCGAGGTCTGCACCTGCCCGTCACGCTCGCTCATCCAGGCGTCGATCTACGACGACTTCCTCGGCGACGCCGTCATCCGCACGCAGAAGATCGTCCAGGGCAACCCGCTCGACACCGGGACGCAGGTCGGCGCGCAGGCGTCGAACGACCAGCTCGAGAAGATCCTCAGCTATATCGACATCGGCCAGAAGGAGGGCGCCAAGCTCCTCACGGGCGGCGAGCGCGTCGACCTCGGCGGCGACCTCACCGACGGGTACTACGTCGCGCCGACGATCTTCGAGGGCCAGAACTCCATGCGGATCTTCCAGGAGGAGATCTTCGGCCCCGTCGTCGCCGTGACGAGCTTCTCCGACTACGACGACGCGATCGCCCTCGCCAACGACACCCTCTACGGGCTCGGCGCGGGCGTGTGGACCCGCAACGGCACGCTCGCCTACCGGGCCGGGCGCGCCATCCAGGCCGGACGTGTCTGGGTGAACAACTACCACGCCTACCCCGCAGGCGCGGCGTTCGGCGGCTACAAGTCCTCCGGCATCGGCCGCGAGAACTCCAAGCTCGCCCTCTCGCACTACCAGCAGACGAAGAACCTGCTCGTGTCGTTCTCCGACGACGCGCTCGGCTTCTTCTAG
- a CDS encoding XRE family transcriptional regulator has protein sequence MDLLILGRRIRHFRTAADLTLDDVAGVTGLAPSQLSQIENGKREPRISALGALAAAFGVTVQDLLAEEPPSPRAALEVELDRAQRGSTYGRLGLPEVKASAKLPQPVLESLVGLHRELARRDREAVATPEAARAANLELRTAMRDRDNHLPEIESAAEDLVRRAGYVGGPLTHRTVARAAELLGFEILHSGELPRSTRTVTDLASGRIYLPPASIPGGHGLRSLALQALAHRVLAHSRPESYADFLRQRLEINYFASACLVPRSVAVPWLTERKKERDLAVSDFRDAFGVSHDAAAQRFTNLATVDLGIHLHYLRVTGEGTLLRGYENDGVRFPRDVTGAIEGQTVCRSWAARQAFTSRDRTSEYYQYTDKPGGTYWCSTQTGTAENGEFSISVGVPFADVRWFRGRETGRRMTSTCPDAACCQRPAAALEERWADAAWPSAKMHQHVLAALPTGRFPGVDDAEVYRFLDRHAPVTDD, from the coding sequence ATGGACCTCCTCATCCTGGGCCGACGCATCCGGCACTTCCGCACCGCCGCGGACCTCACGCTCGACGACGTCGCGGGCGTCACCGGACTTGCGCCCTCGCAGCTCTCCCAGATCGAGAACGGCAAGCGCGAACCGCGCATCTCAGCGCTCGGCGCGCTCGCGGCCGCGTTCGGGGTGACGGTCCAGGACCTCCTCGCGGAGGAGCCGCCGTCGCCGCGCGCCGCGCTCGAGGTCGAGCTCGACCGGGCGCAGCGCGGCTCGACGTACGGCCGCCTCGGGCTGCCCGAGGTCAAGGCGTCGGCCAAGCTTCCGCAGCCCGTCCTCGAGAGCCTCGTCGGCCTCCACCGCGAGCTCGCCCGACGTGACCGCGAGGCCGTCGCGACCCCCGAGGCCGCGCGCGCCGCGAACCTCGAGCTGCGCACCGCGATGCGCGACCGCGACAACCACCTGCCAGAGATCGAGTCTGCGGCCGAGGACCTCGTGCGTCGCGCGGGCTACGTCGGCGGGCCTCTCACGCACCGCACGGTCGCGCGCGCCGCGGAGCTCCTCGGCTTCGAGATCCTCCACTCGGGCGAGCTGCCGCGCTCGACGCGCACCGTCACGGACCTCGCGTCGGGCCGCATCTACCTCCCGCCCGCGTCGATCCCCGGCGGTCACGGGCTGCGTTCGCTCGCGCTCCAGGCCCTCGCGCACCGCGTGCTGGCGCACAGCCGCCCCGAGTCGTACGCCGACTTTCTGCGGCAGCGTCTCGAGATCAACTACTTCGCGTCCGCGTGCCTCGTGCCGCGCTCGGTCGCGGTGCCGTGGCTGACCGAGCGCAAGAAGGAGCGCGACCTCGCGGTCTCCGACTTCCGCGACGCGTTCGGCGTCTCGCACGACGCGGCGGCGCAACGCTTCACGAACCTCGCGACCGTCGACCTCGGCATCCACCTGCACTACCTGCGCGTCACGGGCGAGGGGACGCTCCTGCGCGGCTACGAGAACGACGGGGTGCGCTTCCCGAGGGACGTCACCGGCGCGATCGAGGGCCAGACGGTGTGCCGCAGCTGGGCGGCCCGGCAGGCGTTCACGTCCCGCGACCGCACGAGCGAGTACTACCAGTACACCGACAAGCCCGGCGGCACGTACTGGTGCTCGACGCAGACGGGCACCGCGGAGAACGGCGAGTTCTCCATCTCCGTCGGCGTGCCCTTCGCGGACGTCCGCTGGTTCCGGGGCCGTGAGACCGGCCGACGCATGACGTCGACGTGCCCCGACGCCGCATGCTGCCAGCGGCCTGCCGCCGCGCTCGAGGAGCGGTGGGCCGACGCCGCATGGCCGAGCGCGAAGATGCACCAGCACGTCCTCGCGGCGCTCCCGACGGGCCGCTTCCCGGGCGTCGACGACGCCGAGGTCTATCGCTTCCTCGACCGCCACGCGCCGGTGACCGACGACTGA